From the genome of Proteiniborus ethanoligenes:
TTACATATGTGGGAAAAGCTCAAGAGCTATTCCATTTGTGTCTTGTATTTTTTAAAATAATAATACTACTTATATTCTAATATTGTATTAGTTTTACTGCCAATGCTATATTTTTTCAATCTGGTCATGGTCTAGCTCTACAAGTGTTTCTCTACCAAACATTGATACAAAGGCCTTGAGTTTTCTCTTTTCTGCATTAACACTCTCAACTGTACCAATAAAGTTCTCGAGATAACCTGTTTTTATTTTTATAACATCTCCTATAGCTATATCTATTTGTGGTAAGACTTCTTGTACTCCTAATGATTTTACCTCTTCGCTAGTAAGTGGTACAGGCTTAGATCCTGGTCCTACAAAACCAGTAACTCCCCTTGTATTTCTTACTAGATACCAAGATTCATCAGTCATTATCATCTTTACCATAACATATCCTGGGAACATTTTTCTTTCTTTTACTTTTTTCTTGCCATTTTTAGTCTCAATATATTCTTCTATTGGAACTCTTACTTCAAAAATTACATCCTGCATTCCCCTGTTTTCAACTAACTTTTCAATGTTAGCTTTAACCTTGTTTTCATGACCAGAGTAGGTATGTGCTACATACCATTTACCTTTATCAGACTTATCTGTCATAGCTTACGGGGACCCAAACCAGGTCCTTCCCTCCTTCAAATTTTTATCTAATTATCAATTTCAATATTTGGTGTAAGCCTGAGTCAATTAGCCATACTGCTAAAGAAATAATTGTACATATTACTAACACTACTATAGTATAGTTAATTAGCTCCTTTTTACTAGGCCAACTAACTTTTCTTAGTTCAGCTCTTACTCCTTTGAAATAGTTGCCTATTTTTTTTGTTCCCTTTTCAGCACCCGTTTGAGCCGCCATCTATTTCACATCCTTCATTAATGTTTTGTTAGAAAACTATTTAGTTTCCCTGTGAAGTGTATGAGTATGACAGAACTTACAATATTTTTTCAACTCAATTCTTTCAGTATTATTTTTT
Proteins encoded in this window:
- the secE gene encoding preprotein translocase subunit SecE; this translates as MAAQTGAEKGTKKIGNYFKGVRAELRKVSWPSKKELINYTIVVLVICTIISLAVWLIDSGLHQILKLIIR
- the rpmG gene encoding 50S ribosomal protein L33; the protein is MRVKVVMACTECKQRNYNTMKNKKNNTERIELKKYCKFCHTHTLHRETK
- the nusG gene encoding transcription termination/antitermination protein NusG; the encoded protein is MTDKSDKGKWYVAHTYSGHENKVKANIEKLVENRGMQDVIFEVRVPIEEYIETKNGKKKVKERKMFPGYVMVKMIMTDESWYLVRNTRGVTGFVGPGSKPVPLTSEEVKSLGVQEVLPQIDIAIGDVIKIKTGYLENFIGTVESVNAEKRKLKAFVSMFGRETLVELDHDQIEKI